One genomic region from Halorubrum sp. BOL3-1 encodes:
- the crcB gene encoding fluoride efflux transporter CrcB yields the protein MVELDPAHVVGTGGALGALLRTFVSTHVDIEEFPLGTFTVNIIGSFALGLFTFLSLGDSLMLLLGTGACGSFTTFSSFSFETVRLWETGERGRATMNAIGNLAGAGIALGVAWGVAQLIG from the coding sequence GTGGTCGAACTCGATCCAGCACACGTCGTTGGGACTGGTGGTGCCCTCGGCGCACTTCTTCGGACGTTCGTCAGCACACACGTTGACATCGAAGAGTTTCCGCTCGGAACGTTTACCGTCAACATCATCGGGAGTTTCGCGTTGGGTCTTTTCACGTTCCTCTCACTGGGTGATTCCCTGATGCTCCTCCTCGGAACGGGAGCGTGTGGGTCGTTCACGACGTTTTCATCGTTTTCCTTCGAGACTGTCCGCCTCTGGGAGACCGGTGAGCGCGGTCGAGCGACGATGAACGCTATCGGAAATCTCGCCGGAGCAGGAATCGCACTTGGGGTTGCGTGGGGCGTTGCGCAGCTTATCGGGTAG
- a CDS encoding universal stress protein, translated as MYDTILIPTDGSDGARKAIREGIQLADLTGATVHGLYVIDTRDYNTLPESKWLSLQDELESTGETATEVVESEADARDVDTVTSITRGIPHEEILAYIESNDIDVVVMGTHGRSGFNRFLLGSVTEKVIRQSPVPVHIVRINDDE; from the coding sequence ATGTACGACACAATCCTAATTCCAACGGACGGGAGTGACGGAGCTCGGAAAGCGATTCGAGAGGGTATTCAGCTGGCAGATCTCACGGGTGCCACTGTTCATGGACTCTACGTTATCGATACTCGTGATTATAACACGCTCCCCGAGTCGAAATGGCTCTCACTACAAGACGAGCTCGAATCGACCGGTGAAACCGCTACTGAAGTCGTGGAATCAGAAGCGGACGCTCGTGACGTAGACACTGTGACGAGCATCACCCGAGGCATTCCGCACGAAGAGATCCTCGCGTACATCGAGAGCAACGATATTGACGTGGTCGTCATGGGAACGCACGGTCGGTCCGGATTCAACCGATTCCTCCTCGGAAGCGTCACCGAGAAGGTCATTCGCCAATCACCAGTACCGGTTCACATCGTCCGGATCAACGACGACGAGTGA
- a CDS encoding TetR/AcrR family transcriptional regulator → MESETRTEIIEATNRALCEHGYAGLTMQRIATESSMTTAAIHYHYDTKEELLNAFLDDLIERFERKLSCEAGDPRKQLNAFLDAVFIPSDPADDGFPVAIMELKAQAPYHDLFRERFLDLDEVMREVVAEIVEEGIDVGYFEETDPAEVARLVTTILNGAHARTVALGEQSDETRQVLEHTLELHLGWTPGSEVVA, encoded by the coding sequence ATGGAGTCGGAGACACGGACCGAGATCATCGAAGCGACAAATCGTGCTCTCTGCGAACACGGCTACGCCGGGCTCACGATGCAGCGGATCGCTACGGAGTCGTCGATGACGACCGCCGCAATTCACTATCATTACGACACGAAAGAGGAACTACTGAACGCCTTCCTCGACGATCTTATCGAGCGATTCGAACGGAAGTTATCCTGTGAAGCTGGCGATCCGCGAAAGCAGTTGAACGCGTTTCTCGATGCGGTTTTCATCCCGTCTGATCCTGCCGACGATGGCTTTCCGGTGGCAATTATGGAACTGAAAGCGCAGGCACCCTACCACGACCTCTTTCGGGAGCGGTTTCTCGACCTCGACGAAGTAATGCGGGAGGTCGTCGCGGAGATCGTCGAAGAGGGCATCGACGTCGGCTACTTCGAAGAAACGGACCCCGCCGAGGTTGCTCGGCTCGTCACGACGATACTCAACGGCGCACACGCACGTACCGTCGCATTGGGTGAACAGTCCGACGAAACGCGCCAAGTACTCGAACACACGCTCGAACTCCACCTTGGATGGACACCGGGTTCAGAGGTGGTCGCGTGA
- a CDS encoding MATE family efflux transporter encodes MSLFKGQEELNLTEGGIVKPLLFLSLPIVVTNLMQTAYNLADTFWLGQYSTEALAAISFGFPMVFLLISLGMGLSVAGSVLVAQHTGADETDQAEYAASQTVTFAFIASAILGVLGYPFVRPFLAFLGASPDVLPGATAYMQVVALGLPFMFGFFVFIALMRGAGDTITPMLVMFGTVVINVILDPFLINGWTVVEGAPLVGTVGFPELGIQGAAIATVFSRSLAMLVGLYIMLSGTRGIQINLADMTPDPQYLRKILRIGVPASIEGTGRALSINALLIVVGLFSTSVVAAFGIGTRVFSVIFLPAIAVARGVETMSGQNIGAGKYDRAQEANYAAAKGLFVVLGLAGVAIFLVPTPIVGVFTDDPAVLDVGAEFLRYVALSFGFIGIMRAFTGGFRGAGKTLIAAAISVITLAGIRLPVAYVASQGVLPTDLWFLGQLDPRGIWIAFFVSNVAGAIIAYAWFRRGTWREGDVRSTPSPGGAEPEDGEIPAGDD; translated from the coding sequence GTGAGCTTGTTCAAGGGCCAAGAGGAACTCAACCTCACGGAGGGCGGCATCGTCAAGCCGTTGCTGTTCCTCTCGCTACCGATAGTGGTCACGAACCTGATGCAGACTGCCTATAATTTGGCAGACACGTTCTGGCTCGGTCAGTACTCGACGGAGGCGCTCGCAGCCATCTCGTTTGGCTTTCCGATGGTATTTCTCCTGATCTCTCTTGGGATGGGACTCTCGGTCGCAGGAAGCGTCCTTGTCGCCCAACATACCGGTGCAGACGAAACCGACCAGGCCGAGTACGCCGCCTCACAGACGGTCACGTTCGCCTTCATTGCGTCGGCCATCCTCGGTGTGCTCGGCTATCCGTTTGTCCGCCCATTCCTGGCGTTCCTCGGGGCCTCACCGGATGTCCTGCCAGGCGCGACAGCCTACATGCAAGTGGTGGCCCTAGGCTTGCCGTTCATGTTCGGATTCTTCGTGTTCATCGCCCTGATGCGCGGAGCCGGTGACACCATCACACCCATGCTCGTGATGTTCGGGACCGTCGTGATCAACGTGATTCTTGATCCGTTCCTCATCAACGGCTGGACGGTCGTCGAGGGTGCACCTCTCGTCGGGACGGTTGGCTTTCCAGAACTAGGTATCCAGGGTGCGGCCATTGCCACCGTCTTCTCGCGGAGTCTGGCGATGCTCGTCGGCCTCTACATCATGCTATCGGGAACACGCGGCATCCAGATTAATCTCGCAGATATGACGCCCGACCCCCAGTACTTACGAAAGATTCTGCGGATCGGTGTCCCGGCGAGTATCGAAGGGACAGGCCGTGCGCTCTCGATCAACGCCCTGCTCATTGTGGTGGGGTTGTTTTCGACGTCAGTCGTCGCGGCGTTCGGCATCGGGACGCGCGTCTTCTCGGTCATCTTCCTCCCGGCAATTGCCGTTGCCCGCGGTGTTGAGACGATGTCCGGTCAAAATATCGGGGCCGGGAAGTACGATCGCGCCCAAGAAGCGAACTACGCCGCTGCAAAGGGGCTGTTCGTCGTTCTCGGACTCGCCGGCGTGGCCATCTTCCTCGTCCCGACACCCATCGTCGGCGTGTTTACCGACGACCCGGCCGTCTTGGACGTCGGCGCAGAGTTCCTCCGGTACGTCGCACTATCGTTCGGATTCATCGGTATCATGCGGGCGTTCACGGGCGGGTTCCGCGGTGCTGGGAAGACGCTGATCGCCGCCGCTATCTCAGTGATCACACTTGCTGGGATTCGCCTCCCCGTTGCGTACGTTGCTTCACAAGGCGTGCTTCCCACGGACCTGTGGTTCCTCGGCCAACTCGACCCCCGTGGGATCTGGATCGCCTTCTTCGTCTCAAACGTCGCCGGCGCGATCATCGCCTACGCGTGGTTCCGGCGGGGAACGTGGCGAGAAGGCGACGTTCGCAGCACGCCGAGTCCCGGCGGGGCTGAGCCAGAGGACGGTGAGATCCCGGCCGGAGATGACTGA
- the rdfA gene encoding rod-determining factor RdfA produces MGCKVDSLIERHALTVPDSGYKSVDEYLVARWTGSDGRSADGYKGLTEWLNKRLLKQIYDEHSRDTMSVHLDREYEIITGNQDIQRDELAADLATDGLDIDDIADELVSWSTMRHHLKGCLGAEKDTAPAETDWETNTVQMTRERAAEKARSVLSSLTSKDRLQDAERAQVDVQVKLSCPDCSVRVPFEDAVERGYVCETHAETESEEPVLERVDNQLSAIGLPYVGVEALQTALFGEPFLLEAATIAAL; encoded by the coding sequence ATGGGATGCAAGGTCGATTCCCTCATCGAACGCCACGCCCTGACCGTACCCGATTCCGGGTACAAGTCGGTCGATGAGTACCTCGTGGCGCGATGGACCGGCTCGGACGGTCGCTCAGCCGATGGGTACAAGGGACTCACAGAGTGGCTCAACAAACGGCTACTGAAACAGATCTACGATGAACACAGCCGTGACACGATGAGCGTCCATCTCGATCGCGAGTACGAGATTATCACGGGTAACCAAGATATACAGCGTGACGAACTCGCTGCCGACCTCGCGACTGATGGGCTCGACATCGACGATATTGCTGACGAGCTGGTGTCGTGGAGCACGATGCGCCATCACCTCAAGGGCTGTCTCGGCGCCGAGAAGGATACGGCTCCCGCAGAAACTGACTGGGAAACGAACACTGTCCAGATGACTCGCGAACGGGCCGCAGAAAAAGCCCGATCGGTGCTGTCGTCGCTCACGTCGAAGGATCGGCTTCAGGACGCCGAGCGCGCACAGGTGGATGTGCAGGTCAAACTGAGCTGCCCGGACTGTTCGGTCCGGGTACCGTTTGAGGATGCCGTTGAGCGGGGCTACGTCTGTGAGACCCACGCCGAGACCGAGTCCGAGGAACCGGTGCTTGAACGCGTTGACAACCAGTTGTCCGCTATCGGTCTTCCATACGTGGGCGTTGAAGCGCTCCAAACCGCTCTCTTCGGTGAACCGTTCCTCCTCGAAGCTGCCACGATTGCCGCTCTCTAA
- a CDS encoding archaea-specific SMC-related protein, with protein sequence MTWHLSLENIAGIRQGDAHIEPGVNAVRASNWQGKSSFLAGIKTAFGTAMPLTEGQSTGQAVLQTDDEEITVELERTNGSVSRSGQPYLVDEYDQICAELFAFLDEDNDIRQAVRIGENLEALLTRPLGFENIDEQIADLQTEREQVERELERADQAAERLPQHQQRVTSLEEDLEELRAERDAIDDDSAGESDARDELSELRAERDQVATKIERLETTAERVRETVTGKRAELESLTVPSDADVEDVLESLHADLRDIERDKELLQSVYEANKRVLDEGRAELLTEVSHDMLSDSVTCWVCGNDTARDDIEAQLTALDDRIADLQSQAAETRDRVEELEAKRDEIKEARRKETDLTDRIGDLGTRLAETEEDLESARERQDELESHIAELEAEVDSTEDRISDLESEIKYTEAELTDAREELEETETLAEQREMLEEEYDSLTGEITDLRTRKEDVKRRTREAFSSALADLLEQFDTGFETARLTSTFDLVVAREGREAQLDALSEGERELLGIVAALAGYGAFEVSQRVPVMLLDGLGGLASDNLQILVEYLAARTEYLVLTAYPENEGFDGNELSPSEWQVVSHEPDVGPA encoded by the coding sequence ATGACGTGGCACCTCTCTCTCGAGAATATTGCAGGCATTCGGCAGGGTGATGCGCACATCGAGCCGGGCGTCAACGCTGTCCGGGCGAGCAACTGGCAGGGAAAATCGAGTTTCCTCGCGGGCATCAAGACCGCGTTCGGGACTGCGATGCCGCTGACCGAAGGGCAATCGACCGGTCAAGCCGTCTTGCAAACAGATGATGAGGAGATCACAGTCGAGTTAGAACGGACGAACGGGTCCGTGTCGCGCTCCGGACAGCCGTATCTGGTGGACGAATACGATCAGATCTGTGCGGAATTATTCGCGTTCCTCGACGAGGACAACGACATCCGTCAGGCGGTACGAATCGGAGAAAACCTTGAAGCGTTGCTCACCCGTCCTCTCGGTTTCGAGAACATCGACGAGCAGATTGCGGACTTACAGACCGAACGCGAGCAAGTCGAGCGTGAACTCGAACGTGCCGACCAGGCGGCCGAACGCCTCCCACAACACCAGCAACGGGTCACGAGTCTCGAAGAGGATCTCGAGGAGCTGCGTGCTGAACGGGACGCGATCGATGACGACAGCGCTGGCGAGAGCGACGCTCGCGACGAGCTGAGTGAGCTCCGCGCGGAACGTGACCAAGTAGCCACGAAAATCGAGCGTCTGGAGACGACCGCCGAGCGCGTTCGAGAGACGGTGACCGGAAAGCGGGCCGAACTGGAATCGCTTACCGTTCCATCGGATGCTGACGTCGAGGACGTACTCGAGAGTCTTCACGCTGATCTCCGTGACATCGAGCGCGATAAGGAGCTATTGCAATCGGTTTACGAAGCTAACAAGCGGGTACTCGACGAAGGGCGTGCGGAGCTGCTGACCGAGGTCTCACATGACATGCTTTCGGATTCGGTGACCTGCTGGGTCTGTGGAAACGACACGGCACGTGACGATATCGAGGCACAGCTGACGGCGCTCGACGACCGGATCGCTGACCTCCAGTCGCAGGCTGCCGAGACACGTGATCGTGTTGAGGAGCTCGAAGCAAAGCGAGACGAAATCAAGGAAGCCCGTCGCAAGGAAACCGACTTGACTGATCGCATTGGTGACCTGGGAACCCGACTTGCTGAGACCGAGGAGGACCTTGAATCGGCTCGTGAACGTCAAGACGAACTTGAATCCCATATTGCTGAACTCGAAGCAGAAGTCGATTCGACTGAAGATCGGATCTCAGACCTCGAAAGCGAGATCAAATACACCGAGGCAGAGTTGACCGACGCACGTGAGGAACTCGAGGAAACGGAGACCCTTGCAGAGCAACGCGAGATGCTGGAAGAGGAGTACGACTCACTGACTGGCGAAATCACGGACCTTCGCACCCGAAAAGAGGACGTCAAGCGACGAACGCGCGAGGCGTTTTCGTCAGCACTCGCTGATCTGCTCGAACAGTTCGATACGGGGTTCGAGACAGCTCGTCTCACGAGTACGTTCGATCTCGTCGTCGCACGCGAGGGGCGTGAAGCCCAGTTAGACGCACTGAGTGAAGGTGAACGAGAACTGCTTGGAATCGTCGCAGCACTTGCGGGCTATGGAGCCTTCGAGGTGAGCCAACGTGTGCCGGTGATGCTTCTCGATGGCCTCGGCGGACTCGCCAGCGATAATCTTCAGATCTTGGTCGAGTATCTGGCTGCGCGAACGGAGTATCTCGTCCTCACGGCGTATCCCGAAAACGAAGGCTTTGACGGAAACGAACTGTCGCCGTCTGAGTGGCAGGTCGTATCGCACGAACCGGACGTCGGTCCAGCGTAG
- a CDS encoding TATA-box-binding protein, producing the protein MSSPSDTLAVENVVASTGIGQELDLETLADDLPTTDYVPDHFPGLVYRTECPQAAALIFRSGKVVCTGAQSVIAVEDTLEIFFQQLRDLGIHVDEEPDITIEHMVTSGDLDERLNLNAIAIGLSLANIEYEPEQFLGLVYRLDEPPVVVLLFGSGKLVITGARTVEDAEAALDTVQSRLENLDLLERV; encoded by the coding sequence ATGAGCAGTCCATCAGATACGCTTGCGGTTGAGAACGTTGTGGCATCAACCGGCATCGGCCAAGAACTCGACCTGGAAACACTCGCCGACGACCTCCCAACTACTGATTATGTGCCCGACCACTTCCCAGGCTTGGTCTATCGAACCGAGTGCCCGCAGGCCGCAGCACTCATCTTCCGATCCGGGAAAGTCGTCTGTACTGGGGCCCAAAGTGTGATCGCCGTCGAGGACACGCTCGAGATTTTCTTTCAACAATTGCGTGATCTCGGGATCCACGTCGACGAGGAGCCAGACATCACCATCGAGCACATGGTCACCAGTGGCGATCTTGATGAACGACTGAATCTCAATGCAATCGCAATCGGTCTCAGCCTCGCGAACATCGAGTACGAACCAGAGCAGTTTCTCGGACTCGTCTACCGACTTGACGAGCCGCCTGTCGTCGTCCTGCTCTTTGGGAGTGGCAAACTGGTAATTACGGGCGCACGAACAGTGGAAGACGCTGAAGCTGCACTCGATACAGTCCAGTCGCGACTCGAAAACCTCGACCTGCTCGAACGAGTGTAA
- a CDS encoding DUF106 domain-containing protein yields MPVEQLESFLNNPAMREALSVVFERSNRGSEELQWADVEDALSSGQWGRLIETGVLVSGGTGFTFANPERVEQTLAEHGHLSGTTGGGVEIESESWAWYDKAAGVAALALFTGYWNTGIRDLIASFDNIILAPITNTLPFYAVVIILAIVTGLYSTVLQSQLMDHEKIRAYQERINELKERKEAAKERGDDEALEQIQEEQMESAGDQLGMFKLQFRPMVWIMLITIPVFLWLRWKVRGGHLGVSETGLVVPLAGAVSWQEPLLGPMSTWIVWYFLCSMASRQIIQKTFNIQTSATSSS; encoded by the coding sequence ATGCCAGTAGAGCAGTTAGAGTCGTTTCTCAATAATCCCGCGATGCGTGAGGCCCTGTCGGTCGTGTTCGAACGGAGTAACAGGGGCAGCGAGGAACTGCAATGGGCCGACGTTGAGGACGCGCTGTCGAGTGGCCAGTGGGGACGCTTGATCGAAACCGGAGTTCTGGTGAGTGGAGGTACCGGATTTACCTTTGCGAACCCAGAGCGGGTCGAGCAGACACTTGCGGAACACGGTCATCTTTCGGGCACGACTGGCGGTGGTGTCGAAATCGAATCCGAGTCGTGGGCCTGGTACGACAAAGCGGCCGGTGTGGCAGCACTTGCCCTCTTCACCGGGTACTGGAATACAGGGATACGGGATCTCATCGCATCTTTTGACAACATCATTCTCGCGCCAATCACCAATACGCTCCCGTTTTACGCAGTTGTCATCATCCTCGCGATCGTCACCGGACTCTATTCGACCGTCCTCCAGTCGCAACTCATGGACCACGAAAAAATACGGGCGTATCAGGAGCGGATAAACGAGCTGAAAGAGCGCAAAGAGGCAGCCAAAGAACGAGGTGACGACGAAGCGCTCGAACAGATCCAGGAAGAACAGATGGAATCAGCTGGTGATCAGCTGGGGATGTTCAAACTTCAGTTTCGTCCAATGGTCTGGATTATGCTCATAACCATTCCCGTGTTCCTCTGGCTCCGCTGGAAGGTTCGTGGCGGCCATCTCGGAGTTAGCGAGACTGGGTTGGTGGTTCCGCTTGCAGGCGCTGTTTCGTGGCAAGAACCACTCCTCGGGCCAATGTCTACATGGATCGTTTGGTATTTCCTCTGTTCGATGGCGTCGCGTCAGATCATCCAGAAGACGTTCAACATACAGACCTCGGCCACCTCCTCATCGTAA